A DNA window from Coffea arabica cultivar ET-39 chromosome 6c, Coffea Arabica ET-39 HiFi, whole genome shotgun sequence contains the following coding sequences:
- the LOC140008549 gene encoding putative pentatricopeptide repeat-containing protein At3g25970: MRPLQPLVESSVANLSKVVAAHCHAIKAGVVGDVYTANNIMNGYKNCGRLDVALKLFDEMPERDTASWNTMIAGYVNSREFFNACDFFKHMKINGVGVDGYTFGSILKGVAANGGIFFGQQVHSDVVKWGYGENVYSGSALVDMYAKCGRVEDADRVFQYMPERNSVSWNALIAGYAEIGDHESCFQLLKWMDNEGVGLQDGTFVPLLTLLDDSEYYELTMQIHAKVLKLGLWIQNTVLNAMITSYSGCGSLKDARRVFSSASGYRDLVTWNSMLAAYLQHDRGELAFKLFWEMELLGLDSDLYTYTSIISACSGDAEQAQGRSLHALVIKRGLEKVTAVSNSLSAMYLKSNNRGMEDAIKVFDCTEIKDSVSWNSILTGLSQKGFSENSLKTFQNMLYHNLEIDHYTLSAALRSCSDLATLQLGKQIHVFTIKSGFEKNDYVTSALIFMYSKSGSLGDAWKSFTESPGDSSITWNSIMFAYAQHGQGKVALDLFFQMIKKNVKLDHISLVAVLTACSHIGLVEEGKKFLKSMESAYGIPPRMEHYACAIDLLGRAGRIEEAKELVKEMPFQPDAMVWKTLLGACRKCGDIEMATEVASHLLELEPEEHCTYVLLSDMYGHFEKWDEIATVKKLMRERRVKKVPGWSWMEINNEVHSFNAEDHSHRQCQEMYQLLRELTNKIKLEEKSLDLDINIEYFGNVPYYCPKDTHIHLSVGL; encoded by the coding sequence ATGAGGCCACTGCAGCCACTGGTTGAAAGCTCAGTGGCCAATTTATCTAAAGTTGTAGCAGCCCATTGTCATGCTATCAAAGCTGGAGTTGTTGGTGATGTGTACACAGCCAATAACATCATGAATGGTTACAAAAATTGCGGACGTTTGGACGTTGCTCTCAAGCTTTTTGATGAAATGCCTGAGAGAGACACTGCTTCTTGGAACACGATGATCGCTGGCTATGTGAATTCCAGGGAGTTCTTTAATGCTTGCGACTTTTTTAAGCATATGAAGATTAACGGGGTTGGGGTTGATGGGTATACATTTGGGAGCATACTCAAGGGTGTGGCAGCGAATGGTGGGATATTCTTTGGACAGCAAGTGCATTCAGATGTTGTTAAGTGGGGATACGGAGAGAATGTTTATTCTGGGAGTGCTCTTGTAGACATGTATGCAAAGTGTGGTCGAGTTGAAGATGCAGATAGGGTGTTTCAATACATGCCAGAACGTAATTCGGTGTCTTGGAATGCTTTGATCGCCGGTTATGCAGAAATAGGTGACCATGAAAGCTGTTTTCAGTTGCTGAAATGGATGGATAATGAAGGCGTGGGGCTTCAGGATGGCACATTCGTGCCACTTCTGACATTGCTTGATGACAGTGAATATTACGAACTAACAATGCAGATCCATGCCAAAGTTTTAAAACTGGGGTTGTGGATTCAAAATACCGTGCTAAATGCTATGATTACTTCTTATTCAGGATGTGGGTCCCTCAAAGATGCAAGAAGAGTTTTCAGTAGTGCTAGTGGCTACCGGGATCTAGTCACATGGAATTCCATGCTAGCAGCTTATTTACAACATGATCGCGGAGAGCTTGCATTTAAGCTCTTCTGGGAAATGGAACTGCTGGGGTTGGATTCAGATCTATATACTTATACTAGTATAATAAGTGCTTGTTCTGGAGATGCAGAACAGGCTCAAGGGAGATCATTGCATGCGTTGGTCATAAAAAGAGGGCTGGAAAAAGTAACAGCAGTATCTAATTCATTAAGTGCCATGTATTTGAAATCAAATAACAGAGGAATGGAAGATGCAATAAAAGTATTTGACTGTACTGAGATAAAAGACTCTGTTTCATGGAATTCAATTTTGACGGGCCTATCACAGAAAGGTTTCAGTGAAAATTCATTGAAAACTTTTCAGAATATGCTCTACCACAACCTGGAGATTGATCACTACACTTTGTCTGCCGCTCTTAGATCTTGCTCAGATTTGGCAACTTTGCAATTGGGTAAGCAAATTCATGTGTTCACAATAAAATCAGGCTTTGAGAAAAATGACTATGTAACCAGTGCTTTGATATTTATGTACTCCAAAAGTGGGAGTCTGGGGGATGCTTGGAAGTCCTTTACTGAGTCACCTGGAGACAGTTCAATCACTTGGAACTCAATTATGTTTGCATATGCTCAACATGGGCAAGGTAAAGTTGCACTTGACCTCTTCTTTCAAAtgataaagaaaaatgtaaaactGGATCATATAAGCTTGGTTGCAGTTCTAACTGCATGCAGCCATATTGGCTTAGTAGAGGAAGgcaaaaaatttctaaaatcaaTGGAATCTGCATATGGTATTCCACCACGAATGGAACACTATGCTTGTGCCATTGACCTGCTTGGGAGGGCTGGCCGTATAGAGGAGGCAAAAGAGCTGGTCAAAGAGATGCCTTTTCAGCCTGATGCAATGGTGTGGAAAACTCTACTAGGTGCCTGTAGGAAATGTGGTGACATTGAGATGGCAACTGAAGTGGCAAGTCATTTACTGGAATTAGAGCCAGAAGAGCATTGTACCTATGTTCTTCTCTCTGATATGTATGGACATTTTGAGAAGTGGGACGAGATAGCTACTGTTAAGAAGCTCATGAGGGAGAGACGAGTGAAAAAGGTACCAGGTTGGAGTTGGATGGAAATTAATAACGAAGTGCATTCTTTTAATGCTGAAGATCATTCACACCGCCAATGCCAAGAAATGTACCAGTTATTGAGAGAATTAACAAACAAAATCAAACTTGAAGAAAAATCTCTTGATTTGGACATTAATATAGAATACTTCGGTAATGTGCCTTATTATTGCCCTAAAGATACTCACATCCATCTTAGTGTGGGTCTTTGA